From Cucumis melo cultivar AY chromosome 1, USDA_Cmelo_AY_1.0, whole genome shotgun sequence, a single genomic window includes:
- the LOC103492862 gene encoding monothiol glutaredoxin-S11, whose protein sequence is MDKVKRLVAERSVVIFSKSSCCLSYAVNILFGELGVNPLVYEIDQDPDYREIEKALMRLGCNAPVPAVFIGGKLVGSTNEIMSHHLSGDLTKMLVQSHALNKY, encoded by the coding sequence ATGGATAAGGTTAAAAGGTTGGTTGCAGAGAGGAGTGTGGTCATCTTCAGCAAGAGCTCATGCTGCCTATCATATGCAGTTAACATTCTATTTGGGGAACTTGGAGTCAATCCTCTCGTGTATGAGATTGACCAAGACCCTGATTACAGGGAAATAGAGAAAGCTCTCATGAGGCTAGGATGCAATGCACCAGTACCGGCCGTTTTCATCGGCGGAAAGCTGGTCGGATCCACGAATGAAATCATGTCACACCACTTAAGCGGTGATCTGACCAAAATGCTGGTGCAAAGCCATGCTTTGAATAAATACTAA
- the LOC103492861 gene encoding glutaredoxin-C11, with amino-acid sequence MDRLRNLASQKAVVIFSKSSCYICHSIQTLFYELGASPAVHELDHDANGREIDWALRGLGCNPSVPAVFIGGKFIGSAKDVISLHVNGDLKQMLIDAKAIWL; translated from the coding sequence ATGGATAGATTGAGAAATTTGGCATCTCAGAAAGCAGTAGTGATTTTTTCCAAGAGCTCATGCTATATATGCCATAGCATCCAGACACTCTTTTATGAGCTTGGTGCAAGCCCTGCAGTTCACGAGCTTGACCATGATGCAAATGGGCGAGAAATCGATTGGGCTCTTAGAGGTCTAGGGTGCAACCCCTCAGTTCCAGCTGTGTTCATAGGAGGAAAGTTTATAGGCTCAGCAAAAGATGTTATTTCTCTCCATGTTAATGGGGATCTCAAACAAATGCTGATAGATGCGAAGGCCATCTGGTTGTAA
- the LOC103492860 gene encoding OVARIAN TUMOR DOMAIN-containing deubiquitinating enzyme 5 isoform X1 gives MLFLWLYHLTSFKNCLVSVSFSFYFHWLLSNREQRRTMDDTEQIEDTSSGTVPDKASQENHESRDEMLSRHRKEISQLQNKEIELKKAAARGSKAEQKVKKKQVEEEISQLSGKLKKKHAEELASLGFSNSNGNEKNIDNLVKAIAGVSMTAQSDHSKPSKSTRRKEKRAQQEAERDRRIEEEQSNIVSDRMIENEHLEKKLGPLGLTVNEIKPDGHCLYRAVENQLAYLSGGSSPYNYQQLREMVAAYMRDHSTDYMPFFLSDNGIEGNSNSSLAERFENYCKEVESTAAWGGQLELGALTHCLKKHIMIFSGSFPDVEMGKEYKSEGVVESSIRLSYHKHAFGLGEHYNSVVPV, from the exons ATGCTTTTTCTTTGGTTATATCATTTGACATCCTTTAAAAACTGTCTTGTGTCAGTTTCTTTCTCCTTTTATTTTCATTGGTTGTTGTCCAATAGAGAACAACGAAG AACTATGGATGACACTGAGCAAATAGAGGACACATCATCTGGAACTGTCCCGGATAAAGCATCTCAAGAGAATCATGAAAGTCGTGATGAAATGCTTTCAAGGCATAG GAAAGAGATATCTCAGTTGCAGAACAAAGAAATTGAACTTAAAAAGGCAGCGGCTAGAGGTAGCAAAGCTGAACAAAAAGTGAAGAAAAAACAGGTGGAGGAAGAGATATCTCAACTTTCTGGGAAGCTTAAAAAGAAACATGCTGAAGAACTCGCGTCCTTAGGCTTTAGTAACAGTAATGGAAATGAGAAAAACATCGACAATCTAGTGAAGGCCATAGCTGGGGTATCTATGACAGCTCAATCCGATCATTCAAAGCCGAGCAAAAGCACAAGGCGTAAAGAGAAAAGGGCTCAACAAGAAGCCGAAAGAGACCGAAGAATTGAAGAGGAGCAAAGCAACATCGTGAGTGATAGAATGATCGAAAATGAGCATTTGGAAAAGAAGCTCGGACCTCTTGGTTTGACTGTCAACGAAATCAAGCCAGATGGACATTGCCTCTACAGAGCAGTTGAAAACCAGCTAGCCTACCTTTCAGGAGGTTCATCTCCATACAACTACCAACAACTTCGGGAAATGGTAGCAGCTTACATGAGAGACCATTCAACTGATTACATGCCATTTTTCCTCTCGGACAATGGCATAGAAGGCAACTCCAACAGTTCGTTGGCTGAAAGGTTTGAAAATTACTGCAAGGAAGTCGAGTCAACTGCAGCATGGGGAGGACAGCTGGAACTAGGTGCTTTAACACACTGCCTTAAAAAACATATCATGATATTTTCAGGATCGTTCCCTGATGTGGAAATGGGGAAAGAATACAAATCAGAAGGGGTAGTAGAGTCGAGTATTAGGTTGTCTTACCATAAGCATGCCTTTGGACTTGGGGAGCACTACAATTCTGTGGTTCCTGTGTGA
- the LOC103492860 gene encoding OVARIAN TUMOR DOMAIN-containing deubiquitinating enzyme 5 isoform X2: MDDTEQIEDTSSGTVPDKASQENHESRDEMLSRHRKEISQLQNKEIELKKAAARGSKAEQKVKKKQVEEEISQLSGKLKKKHAEELASLGFSNSNGNEKNIDNLVKAIAGVSMTAQSDHSKPSKSTRRKEKRAQQEAERDRRIEEEQSNIVSDRMIENEHLEKKLGPLGLTVNEIKPDGHCLYRAVENQLAYLSGGSSPYNYQQLREMVAAYMRDHSTDYMPFFLSDNGIEGNSNSSLAERFENYCKEVESTAAWGGQLELGALTHCLKKHIMIFSGSFPDVEMGKEYKSEGVVESSIRLSYHKHAFGLGEHYNSVVPV; this comes from the exons ATGGATGACACTGAGCAAATAGAGGACACATCATCTGGAACTGTCCCGGATAAAGCATCTCAAGAGAATCATGAAAGTCGTGATGAAATGCTTTCAAGGCATAG GAAAGAGATATCTCAGTTGCAGAACAAAGAAATTGAACTTAAAAAGGCAGCGGCTAGAGGTAGCAAAGCTGAACAAAAAGTGAAGAAAAAACAGGTGGAGGAAGAGATATCTCAACTTTCTGGGAAGCTTAAAAAGAAACATGCTGAAGAACTCGCGTCCTTAGGCTTTAGTAACAGTAATGGAAATGAGAAAAACATCGACAATCTAGTGAAGGCCATAGCTGGGGTATCTATGACAGCTCAATCCGATCATTCAAAGCCGAGCAAAAGCACAAGGCGTAAAGAGAAAAGGGCTCAACAAGAAGCCGAAAGAGACCGAAGAATTGAAGAGGAGCAAAGCAACATCGTGAGTGATAGAATGATCGAAAATGAGCATTTGGAAAAGAAGCTCGGACCTCTTGGTTTGACTGTCAACGAAATCAAGCCAGATGGACATTGCCTCTACAGAGCAGTTGAAAACCAGCTAGCCTACCTTTCAGGAGGTTCATCTCCATACAACTACCAACAACTTCGGGAAATGGTAGCAGCTTACATGAGAGACCATTCAACTGATTACATGCCATTTTTCCTCTCGGACAATGGCATAGAAGGCAACTCCAACAGTTCGTTGGCTGAAAGGTTTGAAAATTACTGCAAGGAAGTCGAGTCAACTGCAGCATGGGGAGGACAGCTGGAACTAGGTGCTTTAACACACTGCCTTAAAAAACATATCATGATATTTTCAGGATCGTTCCCTGATGTGGAAATGGGGAAAGAATACAAATCAGAAGGGGTAGTAGAGTCGAGTATTAGGTTGTCTTACCATAAGCATGCCTTTGGACTTGGGGAGCACTACAATTCTGTGGTTCCTGTGTGA
- the LOC103492859 gene encoding monothiol glutaredoxin-S1-like, translating to MDMNAVKGLVAEKPVVIFSRSQCSMSYTVKTLISSFGANPTVYELDEIPNGHQIETLLLQLGCQPCVPAIFIGQKLIGGARELMSLQVRNELMPLLMSARAIWV from the coding sequence ATGGATATGAATGCAGTGAAAGGGTTGGTAGCTGAGAAGCCAGTAGTGATCTTCAGCAGGAGCCAATGCTCAATGAGCTATACAGTAAAGACACTTATATCAAGCTTTGGGGCTAATCCTACTGTGTATGAGCTTGATGAGATACCCAATGGCCATCAGATTGAGACACTGCTGCTTCAACTAGGATGCCAGCCATGTGTACCTGCTATTTTCATTGGGCAGAAGTTAATTGGTGGTGCAAGAGAGCTAATGAGCCTGCAGGTCAGGAATGAGCTTATGCCATTGCTCATGAGTGCCAGAGCTATATGGGTTTGA
- the LOC103492858 gene encoding uncharacterized protein LOC103492858: MAISFSRLGNSIPFSGLFRQLEQEMETVIRVLQPGPLGIIEHKFSAEEMRRAQSTVREAVNNWRRNTLIEKQSCISSNHS, translated from the exons ATGGCAATTTCATTTTCTCGACTCGGAAATTCCATTCCCTTCTCCGGCCTGTTCAG ACAGCTGGAGCAGGAGATGGAAACTGTCATAAGGGTTCTGCAGCCTGGACCTCTGGGAATTATTGAACACAAGTTTTCTGCTGAGGAGATGCGCCGGGCACAATCCACTGTTCGGGAAGCAGTTAATAATTGGCGAAGGAATACACTTATTGAAAAACAAAGCTGTATTTCAAGTAACCATAGCTAG
- the LOC103492857 gene encoding BTB/POZ domain-containing protein At1g03010 isoform X2, whose amino-acid sequence MPISDVSSDLAIEVGGSSFALHKFPLVSRSGKIRKLLLEAKDSKTSRVNLSTIPGGSEAFELTAKFCYGINVEITLSNVAMLRCASHYLEMTEEFADRNLETRTEAYLKEFVFPNISNSISVLHRCESLLPFSEEINLVNRLINAIASNACKEQLTSGLLKLDHNYPSKNAVNVEPETPLDWWGKSLTILNLDFFQRVLSAVKSKGLKQDMISKILINYAHNSLQGLVIRDHHLVKGSSLNLEMQKKQRVIVETIVSLLPTQSRKSPVPMAFLSSLLKTAITASASTSCRSDLERRMGLQLDQAILEDVLIPSITHGINHSTMYDTESVVRIFSIFLNLDEEDDEDNHLRDESEMMCDFDSPGSPKQSAILKVSKLLDNYLAEVALDTNLMPLKFIALAELLPDHARAVSDGLYRAVDIFLKVHPNIKDSERYRLCKTIDCQKLSQEACSHAAQNERLPVQMAVQVLYFEQIRLRNAMNGNHNQFFFGSTNGSQFPLRSSSGAGSGAISPRDNYASVRRENRELKLEVARMRMRLTDLEKDHVSMKQELVKSHPANKLFKSFTKKLSKLNVLFRINSIKPMGTKGSAENRFPFQKRRRHSVS is encoded by the exons AT GCCAATCTCTGATGTCTCCAGTGATCTCGCAATTGAAGTAGGAGGTTCTAGCTTTGCACTTCATAAG TTTCCCTTAGTTTCACGGAGTGGAAAAATTCGAAAATTATTGTTGGAAGCAAAAGATTCAAAAACTTCCAGAGTTAACCTCTCTACTATTCCTGGTGGGTCTGAGGCATTTGAGTTAACTGCAAAGTTCTGTTATGGAATAAATGTTGAGATTACATTATCAAATGTCGCTATGCTGCGTTGTGCTTCTCATTACTTGGAGATGACTGAAGAGTTTGCAGACAGAAACTTGGAGACTAGAACTGAAGCATACCTTAAGGAGTTCGTATTTCCAAACATATCGAACTCTATATCTGTTCTTCACCGCTGCGAAAGTTTATTGCCTTTCTCAGAAGAGATCAATCTGGTAAACAGACTTATCAATGCGATTGCTAGTAATGCATGCAAAGAACAGCTGACTTCTGGCTTACTTAAGTTGGATCATAACTATCCCTCCAAAAATGCTGTTAACGTGGAGCCAGAAACACCATTGGATTGGTGGGGAAAGTCACTAACTATCCTCAATCTCGATTTCTTCCAAAGGGTTCTATCGGCCGTGAAGTCGAAGGGTTTAAAACAGGATATGATCAGCAAGATTTTAATCAACTATGCTCATAATTCTCTTCAAGGCCTTGTTATCAGAGACCACCATTTGGTGAAGGGAAGTTCCTTAAATTTGGAAATGCAAAAGAAACAGAGGGTGATTGTGGAGACTATCGTTAGCTTGTTACCGACGCAGTCCCGAAAGAGTCCAGTTCCAATGGCATTTCTTTCAAGTTTGTTGAAAACAGCAATCACTGCTTCGGCTTCAACTTCTTGCCGATCAGACTTAGAGAGACGGATGGGCTTGCAATTGGACCAGGCTATTCTTGAGGATGTTTTGATTCCTTCAATCACACATGGCATCAACCATAGCACTATGTATGATACCGAATCAGTAGTGAGGATCTTCTCCATATTTCTAAACTTGGATGAGGAGGATGATGAAGATAATCACTTGAGAGATGAAAGTGAAATGATGTGTGATTTCGACAGTCCTGGTTCACCTAAACAAAGTGCGATTCTGAAGGTTTCTAAGCTATTGGATAATTATTTAGCAGAAGTTGCACTCGACACAAATTTGATGCCCTTAAAGTTCATAGCATTAGCTGAACTACTGCCTGATCATGCTCGGGCGGTAAGTGATGGTCTGTACAGAGCTGTAGATATCTTCCTCAAA GTTCATCCAAACATCAAGGACTCTGAGCGATATCGACTTTGCAAAACCATAGACTGTCAGAAGCTATCTCAAGAAGCATGTAGCCATGCTGCACAAAATGAAAGGCTACCTGTGCAGATGGCAGTACAAGTGCTATACTTCGAGCAAATCAGGTTGAGGAATGCAATGAATGGAAACCACAATCAGTTCTTTTTCGGATCGACCAATGGTAGCCAATTTCCTCTACGATCGAGCAGTGGCGCTGGAAGTGGAGCCATCTCCCCACGAGACAATTATGCATCAGTTAGAAGAGAGAACCGTGAGCTGAAACTTGAAGTTGCTCGAATGAGAATGAGGCTAACTGACCTGGAAAAGGACCATGTTTCTATGAAGCAGGAACTTGTAAAGTCCCATCCTGCAAACAAGCTATTCAAATCATTCACTAAGAAGTTGAGTAAGCTCAATGTTCTTTTCAGGATAAACAGCATCAAACCTATGGGGACAAAGGGCAGTGCTGAAAACCGGTTCCCGTTTCAAAAGCGAAGGCGGCATTCGGTTTCATGA
- the LOC103492857 gene encoding BTB/POZ domain-containing protein At1g03010 isoform X1, giving the protein MSNNICPPQFRFSSCNLKWVSIFESSFLVGSLWCGEFFVFFRMGVVTVAELKPSISGKRSFRPSSSIRHATEWPISDVSSDLAIEVGGSSFALHKFPLVSRSGKIRKLLLEAKDSKTSRVNLSTIPGGSEAFELTAKFCYGINVEITLSNVAMLRCASHYLEMTEEFADRNLETRTEAYLKEFVFPNISNSISVLHRCESLLPFSEEINLVNRLINAIASNACKEQLTSGLLKLDHNYPSKNAVNVEPETPLDWWGKSLTILNLDFFQRVLSAVKSKGLKQDMISKILINYAHNSLQGLVIRDHHLVKGSSLNLEMQKKQRVIVETIVSLLPTQSRKSPVPMAFLSSLLKTAITASASTSCRSDLERRMGLQLDQAILEDVLIPSITHGINHSTMYDTESVVRIFSIFLNLDEEDDEDNHLRDESEMMCDFDSPGSPKQSAILKVSKLLDNYLAEVALDTNLMPLKFIALAELLPDHARAVSDGLYRAVDIFLKVHPNIKDSERYRLCKTIDCQKLSQEACSHAAQNERLPVQMAVQVLYFEQIRLRNAMNGNHNQFFFGSTNGSQFPLRSSSGAGSGAISPRDNYASVRRENRELKLEVARMRMRLTDLEKDHVSMKQELVKSHPANKLFKSFTKKLSKLNVLFRINSIKPMGTKGSAENRFPFQKRRRHSVS; this is encoded by the exons ATGTCCAACAATATCTGCCCCCCACAATTTCGATTTTCTTCGTGTAATTTGAAATGGGTTTCCATTTTTGAGTCCAGTTTCTTAGTTGGGTCTTTGTGGTGTGGTgagttttttgtgttttttagaATGGGGGTCGTTACTGTTGCGGAGTTGAAGCCGAGTATTTCTGGGAAGAGATCGTTTCGTCCGAGTTCCAGTATTAGGCATGCGACTGAGTG GCCAATCTCTGATGTCTCCAGTGATCTCGCAATTGAAGTAGGAGGTTCTAGCTTTGCACTTCATAAG TTTCCCTTAGTTTCACGGAGTGGAAAAATTCGAAAATTATTGTTGGAAGCAAAAGATTCAAAAACTTCCAGAGTTAACCTCTCTACTATTCCTGGTGGGTCTGAGGCATTTGAGTTAACTGCAAAGTTCTGTTATGGAATAAATGTTGAGATTACATTATCAAATGTCGCTATGCTGCGTTGTGCTTCTCATTACTTGGAGATGACTGAAGAGTTTGCAGACAGAAACTTGGAGACTAGAACTGAAGCATACCTTAAGGAGTTCGTATTTCCAAACATATCGAACTCTATATCTGTTCTTCACCGCTGCGAAAGTTTATTGCCTTTCTCAGAAGAGATCAATCTGGTAAACAGACTTATCAATGCGATTGCTAGTAATGCATGCAAAGAACAGCTGACTTCTGGCTTACTTAAGTTGGATCATAACTATCCCTCCAAAAATGCTGTTAACGTGGAGCCAGAAACACCATTGGATTGGTGGGGAAAGTCACTAACTATCCTCAATCTCGATTTCTTCCAAAGGGTTCTATCGGCCGTGAAGTCGAAGGGTTTAAAACAGGATATGATCAGCAAGATTTTAATCAACTATGCTCATAATTCTCTTCAAGGCCTTGTTATCAGAGACCACCATTTGGTGAAGGGAAGTTCCTTAAATTTGGAAATGCAAAAGAAACAGAGGGTGATTGTGGAGACTATCGTTAGCTTGTTACCGACGCAGTCCCGAAAGAGTCCAGTTCCAATGGCATTTCTTTCAAGTTTGTTGAAAACAGCAATCACTGCTTCGGCTTCAACTTCTTGCCGATCAGACTTAGAGAGACGGATGGGCTTGCAATTGGACCAGGCTATTCTTGAGGATGTTTTGATTCCTTCAATCACACATGGCATCAACCATAGCACTATGTATGATACCGAATCAGTAGTGAGGATCTTCTCCATATTTCTAAACTTGGATGAGGAGGATGATGAAGATAATCACTTGAGAGATGAAAGTGAAATGATGTGTGATTTCGACAGTCCTGGTTCACCTAAACAAAGTGCGATTCTGAAGGTTTCTAAGCTATTGGATAATTATTTAGCAGAAGTTGCACTCGACACAAATTTGATGCCCTTAAAGTTCATAGCATTAGCTGAACTACTGCCTGATCATGCTCGGGCGGTAAGTGATGGTCTGTACAGAGCTGTAGATATCTTCCTCAAA GTTCATCCAAACATCAAGGACTCTGAGCGATATCGACTTTGCAAAACCATAGACTGTCAGAAGCTATCTCAAGAAGCATGTAGCCATGCTGCACAAAATGAAAGGCTACCTGTGCAGATGGCAGTACAAGTGCTATACTTCGAGCAAATCAGGTTGAGGAATGCAATGAATGGAAACCACAATCAGTTCTTTTTCGGATCGACCAATGGTAGCCAATTTCCTCTACGATCGAGCAGTGGCGCTGGAAGTGGAGCCATCTCCCCACGAGACAATTATGCATCAGTTAGAAGAGAGAACCGTGAGCTGAAACTTGAAGTTGCTCGAATGAGAATGAGGCTAACTGACCTGGAAAAGGACCATGTTTCTATGAAGCAGGAACTTGTAAAGTCCCATCCTGCAAACAAGCTATTCAAATCATTCACTAAGAAGTTGAGTAAGCTCAATGTTCTTTTCAGGATAAACAGCATCAAACCTATGGGGACAAAGGGCAGTGCTGAAAACCGGTTCCCGTTTCAAAAGCGAAGGCGGCATTCGGTTTCATGA